From a single Rhizobium lusitanum genomic region:
- the motA gene encoding flagellar motor stator protein MotA produces MNIIIGFVVTCGCIIGSFMAMGGDVNALFQPFEFVIIAGAGIGGFIMANPMKVLKDSGKALGEAFRHAVPKERDYLDTLGVLYALMRDLRTKSRNEIEAHIDNPDESVIFQAAPTVLKNRDLTAFICDYVRLIIIGNARSHEIEALMDEEINTIQHDKMKPYHAITIMGDSFPAIGIVAAVLGVIKAMSHINESPEVLGHLIGSALVGTFLGIILSYSVCAPLVSQIKVVRNKQHRLYVIVKQTLLAYMNGSVPQVALEYGRKTISSYERPSIDAVEQEMMNPGGESKAA; encoded by the coding sequence ATGAATATTATTATCGGATTTGTAGTGACCTGCGGCTGCATCATTGGCAGCTTCATGGCGATGGGCGGGGATGTGAACGCGCTGTTCCAGCCCTTTGAATTTGTCATCATCGCGGGTGCCGGCATCGGCGGCTTCATCATGGCCAATCCGATGAAGGTCTTGAAGGATTCCGGCAAGGCGCTGGGCGAAGCCTTCAGGCATGCGGTTCCCAAGGAGCGTGATTATCTCGACACCCTCGGCGTGCTCTATGCACTGATGCGGGACCTGCGCACCAAGTCGCGCAACGAGATCGAAGCCCATATCGACAATCCCGACGAATCGGTGATCTTCCAGGCCGCCCCAACGGTGCTGAAGAACCGGGATCTGACGGCCTTCATCTGCGATTACGTCCGCCTCATCATCATCGGCAATGCCCGCTCGCACGAGATCGAGGCGCTGATGGACGAGGAAATCAACACGATCCAGCACGACAAGATGAAACCCTATCATGCCATCACGATCATGGGCGATTCCTTCCCGGCCATCGGCATCGTCGCGGCCGTCCTTGGTGTCATCAAGGCCATGAGCCATATCAACGAATCGCCTGAAGTGCTCGGACATCTCATCGGCTCGGCACTCGTCGGCACCTTCCTCGGCATCATCCTGTCCTACTCCGTCTGCGCACCGTTGGTGTCGCAGATCAAGGTCGTGCGCAACAAGCAGCATCGCCTCTACGTGATCGTGAAGCAGACGCTGCTCGCCTACATGAACGGCTCCGTGCCGCAAGTGGCGCTGGAATACGGCCGCAAGACGATCTCCTCCTATGAGCGGCCGTCCATCGACGCGGTCGAGCAGGAAATGATGAACCCCGGCGGTGAGAGCAAGGCGGCCTGA
- the fliI gene encoding flagellar protein export ATPase FliI: MFEDRMPEGALSPRLPHMAALAEQYAMTENAVAHGGHVRTIAAGHYTVAGLSRHVRLGEFVAHRSSTGIHLGEVVRVEPELTYVCPIEPGEPIGIHDTVIRKGAFRIAPSESWCGRTINSLGEPIDGLGPLTAGTQPRSISNTAPPSMTRKRVETGFKTGVRAIDIFSPLCLGQRLGIFAGSGVGKSTLLSMLARAGAFDKVVIALVGERGREVREFIEDTLGSHMQKSVAVVATSDESPMLRKMAPLSAITIAEHFRDQGDNVLLIVDSVTRFAHAIREVATASGEPPIARGYPASVFTELPRLLERAGPGPEGTGTITAIISILVDGDNHNDPIADSTRGILDGHIVLQRSLAEEGRYPPIDPLASVSRLARKAWTPDQEKLVSRLKALVHRYEETRDLRLIGGYRQGADADLDIAVRQVPIIYDVLKQTPGERPAVDAFTDLATALKNGSAANIPAKRG, translated from the coding sequence ATGTTCGAGGACCGGATGCCTGAGGGGGCACTTTCTCCGAGGCTGCCGCATATGGCCGCGCTGGCGGAGCAATATGCGATGACGGAAAACGCGGTCGCCCATGGCGGCCATGTGCGGACCATTGCGGCCGGGCACTACACGGTCGCGGGCCTCTCCAGGCATGTGCGCCTCGGCGAGTTCGTCGCCCATCGTTCCTCGACCGGCATTCATCTCGGTGAAGTCGTGCGCGTCGAACCGGAATTGACCTATGTTTGTCCCATCGAGCCGGGCGAACCGATCGGCATCCATGACACCGTCATCCGCAAGGGCGCCTTTCGCATCGCGCCGTCGGAAAGCTGGTGCGGGCGCACCATCAACTCGCTGGGCGAACCGATCGACGGCCTGGGGCCGCTGACGGCGGGCACGCAGCCGCGATCGATCTCCAACACCGCGCCGCCCTCCATGACGCGCAAACGCGTCGAGACGGGCTTCAAGACCGGCGTGCGCGCCATCGATATTTTCTCACCGCTCTGCCTCGGCCAGCGTCTCGGCATCTTCGCCGGCTCCGGCGTCGGCAAATCGACGCTGCTGTCGATGCTTGCCCGCGCCGGCGCCTTCGACAAGGTGGTGATCGCGCTGGTCGGCGAGCGTGGTCGCGAAGTTCGTGAATTCATCGAGGATACGCTCGGTTCGCACATGCAGAAGTCGGTCGCCGTGGTTGCAACCAGCGACGAGAGCCCGATGTTGCGCAAGATGGCGCCACTGTCGGCGATCACCATCGCCGAGCATTTCCGCGACCAGGGCGACAATGTGCTTTTGATCGTCGATAGCGTCACCCGCTTCGCCCACGCCATCCGCGAGGTCGCGACCGCGTCCGGCGAGCCGCCGATCGCGCGCGGTTATCCGGCTTCCGTCTTCACCGAGCTGCCGCGTCTTCTGGAACGGGCAGGGCCGGGACCGGAAGGCACGGGCACGATCACCGCGATCATTTCGATCCTTGTCGATGGTGACAATCACAACGACCCGATCGCCGATTCCACCCGCGGCATTCTCGATGGCCACATCGTCCTGCAGCGCTCTCTTGCGGAGGAGGGCCGTTATCCGCCGATCGATCCGCTGGCCTCGGTCTCGCGCTTGGCGCGCAAGGCCTGGACGCCGGATCAGGAAAAGCTGGTGTCGCGCCTGAAGGCGCTCGTGCACCGCTACGAGGAAACGCGCGACCTGCGCCTGATCGGCGGATATCGCCAGGGTGCCGACGCAGATCTCGACATAGCCGTCCGCCAGGTGCCGATCATCTACGATGTGCTGAAGCAGACTCCCGGCGAACGGCCTGCGGTCGACGCCTTCACCGACCTTGCGACCGCCTTGAAGAACGGTTCGGCGGCAAACATACCGGCAAAGAGAGGCTGA
- the fliN gene encoding flagellar motor switch protein FliN has protein sequence MATKTTQKSGEDSLEIASSDAALDEAIDGLRGVLKKDTDGVAPDFDADAFGAEQTAGLSAFGGEFGDDDAGSAFGAGDFGGPSTFAETAAPGSALSANLDLIMDIPIDVQIVLGSSRMQVSGLMNLTEGAIIALDKRIGEPVEITVNGRCIGRGEITVLEHDDTRFGIKLIELSNNRAK, from the coding sequence ATGGCTACGAAGACGACACAGAAAAGCGGCGAGGATTCGCTGGAAATCGCAAGCAGCGACGCCGCATTGGACGAGGCTATCGACGGCCTGCGCGGCGTCCTGAAGAAGGACACTGACGGCGTTGCCCCGGATTTCGATGCCGACGCGTTCGGTGCCGAGCAGACTGCCGGTCTTTCGGCCTTTGGCGGTGAATTCGGTGACGACGATGCCGGTTCCGCCTTCGGCGCCGGCGATTTCGGCGGCCCCTCCACATTTGCCGAAACGGCCGCTCCCGGCAGCGCGCTGAGCGCCAATCTCGACCTGATCATGGATATCCCGATCGACGTCCAGATCGTTCTCGGCAGCAGCCGCATGCAGGTTTCCGGCCTGATGAACCTGACCGAGGGCGCGATCATCGCGCTCGACAAGAGAATCGGCGAACCCGTCGAAATCACCGTCAACGGCCGCTGCATCGGCCGGGGCGAGATTACCGTACTGGAGCATGATGATACCCGGTTCGGCATCAAGCTGATCGAGCTGTCCAACAATAGGGCGAAATAA
- a CDS encoding FliM/FliN family flagellar motor switch protein produces the protein MIMSQQSTHPKQTMDPVLFAKLTGGLGDPATLSKLGTAFGQVYAEFLPDVIKSETGLDVSVGYAGCRSGLMSELVAGIGSNCALVNGSLRNWSQNFLLGCGTGFVMTLMEHLLGAQPETIDSPAARPLSVIELDLSIMVFDKIANVLRSAVNASGGFEPYLDPPYNIEDRPKPAAGQADDFAAAIAMTISLGKTVSEIVVIVPQYELLRTVVTAPRAKNPSSSTGAWAEQLNEQVRRSQVTLEARIRLQSLTLDTISRLAVGDVIPFMDTSDVQVEVSANSKDLYVCEFGRSGENYTVRVKDTVNSDDELLRHLMN, from the coding sequence ATGATCATGAGCCAGCAATCCACGCACCCAAAACAGACGATGGATCCCGTCCTCTTCGCCAAGCTGACCGGTGGCCTTGGCGACCCGGCAACGCTTTCAAAGCTGGGCACGGCCTTTGGCCAGGTCTATGCCGAGTTCCTCCCCGACGTCATCAAGAGCGAAACCGGCCTTGATGTCTCCGTCGGTTATGCCGGCTGCCGGTCGGGCCTGATGAGCGAGCTTGTCGCCGGTATCGGCAGCAATTGCGCCCTAGTGAACGGCTCGCTTCGCAACTGGTCGCAGAACTTCCTGCTCGGCTGCGGCACGGGCTTCGTCATGACCTTGATGGAGCATCTGCTGGGCGCCCAGCCCGAGACGATCGACTCCCCCGCCGCGCGACCGCTTTCGGTAATCGAACTCGACCTGTCCATCATGGTGTTCGACAAGATCGCCAACGTGCTGCGCTCGGCCGTCAACGCGTCCGGCGGCTTCGAACCCTATCTGGATCCGCCCTACAATATCGAGGATCGTCCGAAGCCGGCTGCCGGCCAGGCCGATGATTTCGCCGCCGCCATCGCGATGACGATCTCGCTCGGCAAGACCGTTTCGGAAATCGTCGTGATCGTTCCGCAATACGAGCTGCTGCGCACCGTGGTCACCGCGCCGCGGGCAAAGAACCCATCATCCTCGACCGGCGCATGGGCGGAGCAACTCAACGAGCAGGTGCGCCGCTCGCAGGTGACGCTCGAAGCCCGCATCCGGCTGCAATCGCTGACGCTCGACACGATCTCCAGGCTCGCCGTCGGCGATGTCATTCCCTTCATGGATACGAGCGACGTCCAGGTCGAGGTCAGCGCCAACAGCAAGGACCTCTATGTCTGCGAATTCGGCCGCTCCGGCGAGAACTACACGGTGCGTGTCAAGGACACCGTGAACTCCGACGACGAGCTTCTTCGACACCTGATGAATTGA
- the fliG gene encoding flagellar motor switch protein FliG: MMDFDDFSGALAEKPLSQAEKAAAVLLAMGKQVAGRLLKYFTQHELQLIIASAQSLRLIPPDELAQLVAEFEDLFTEGAGLMDNAKAIESILEEGLTPDEVDSLLGRRTAFQAYEASIWDRLGEADPAFVAKFFLREHPQTIAYMLSMMPSSFGAKILLQLPEAQRADIMNRTVNLKDVSPKAAQIIENRVQGLMTEIEAERNAAGSTKVAELMNELDKPQVDTLLTSLESLSKESVDKVRPKIFLFDDLMLMPQQSRVLLLNDIASDIITMALRGSTMDIREIVLASISPRQRRMIESDLQVPSNGVNAREIAVARRAIAQEAIRLSNSGQIELKAKDMTPVEKAA, encoded by the coding sequence ATGATGGACTTTGACGATTTCAGCGGCGCCCTTGCCGAGAAACCGTTGTCTCAGGCCGAGAAGGCCGCAGCCGTTCTCCTTGCCATGGGAAAACAGGTGGCGGGACGGCTGCTGAAATATTTCACGCAGCATGAATTGCAGCTCATCATTGCCTCCGCGCAATCGCTGCGGCTCATTCCGCCCGACGAACTGGCGCAGCTCGTGGCGGAATTCGAAGATCTCTTCACCGAAGGCGCCGGTCTGATGGACAACGCCAAGGCGATCGAGAGCATTCTCGAAGAGGGCCTGACGCCCGACGAGGTCGACAGCCTACTCGGCCGGCGCACGGCCTTCCAGGCCTATGAGGCCTCGATCTGGGATCGCCTCGGCGAAGCGGATCCGGCCTTCGTCGCCAAGTTCTTCCTGCGCGAACATCCACAAACCATCGCCTATATGCTGTCGATGATGCCGTCCTCTTTCGGCGCCAAGATCCTCTTGCAACTGCCGGAGGCGCAGCGCGCCGACATCATGAACCGCACGGTCAATCTCAAGGATGTCAGCCCGAAAGCCGCGCAGATCATCGAGAACCGCGTCCAGGGGCTGATGACGGAGATCGAAGCCGAACGTAACGCCGCCGGCTCGACCAAGGTGGCGGAGCTGATGAACGAGCTCGACAAGCCGCAGGTCGATACGCTGCTGACGTCGCTGGAATCGCTGAGCAAGGAATCGGTCGACAAGGTCCGCCCGAAGATCTTCCTCTTCGACGACCTCATGCTCATGCCGCAACAAAGCCGCGTTCTGCTGCTCAACGACATCGCCTCGGATATCATCACCATGGCGCTGCGCGGCTCGACCATGGATATCCGCGAAATCGTGCTCGCTTCGATCAGTCCCCGCCAGCGCCGCATGATCGAATCCGATCTGCAGGTGCCCAGCAACGGCGTCAATGCGCGGGAAATTGCCGTCGCCCGGCGCGCCATCGCGCAGGAAGCGATCCGGCTTTCCAATTCCGGCCAGATCGAACTCAAGGCCAAGGACATGACACCTGTGGAGAAAGCCGCGTAA
- the flhB gene encoding flagellar biosynthesis protein FlhB, which translates to MADEDKDSKTERPTEKKLRDTMEKGNVPHSREATIFASMLATVIYVTFFLPERMGRMGEVLRDLFEKPDQWHLETGPDALSLFTRIGWEVGNLLLPAIVLFFIFGIGSSMFQNLPTPVLDRIQPKFSRISPVSGWSRIFSTSGLVEFGKSLAKIVVVSIIMFFVLRSQFFHAIDSLASDPQTIFVRLSTIVERILTIVLLATAVVGIADVAWSRHHWFDQLKMTKQEIKDEYKQSQGDPIVKSRQRSIARDRARRRMMKQVPRATLIIANPTHFAVALRYVREEGDAPVVVAKGQDLIALKIREIAEANGIPVFEDAPLARSMFAQVSVDSVIPSVFYKAVAELIHRIYAQSNRTRVR; encoded by the coding sequence TTGGCTGACGAAGACAAGGACAGTAAAACAGAGAGACCGACGGAGAAAAAACTCCGCGACACGATGGAGAAGGGCAATGTGCCCCACTCCAGGGAAGCGACCATCTTTGCTTCCATGCTGGCGACCGTCATCTATGTCACCTTCTTCCTGCCGGAGCGCATGGGGCGCATGGGCGAGGTGCTGCGAGACCTTTTCGAGAAGCCGGATCAGTGGCACTTGGAAACGGGGCCGGACGCTCTTTCGTTATTTACCCGAATCGGCTGGGAAGTCGGTAACCTGCTGTTGCCCGCTATCGTTCTGTTTTTCATCTTCGGGATCGGCTCCTCGATGTTCCAGAACCTGCCGACGCCGGTTCTCGACCGCATTCAGCCGAAATTTTCGCGCATATCACCTGTTTCCGGTTGGAGCCGCATCTTCAGCACATCGGGCCTCGTGGAATTCGGCAAGTCGCTCGCCAAGATCGTGGTGGTCAGCATCATCATGTTCTTCGTGCTGCGCAGCCAGTTCTTCCACGCGATCGATTCGTTGGCTTCCGATCCTCAGACGATTTTCGTTCGGCTGTCGACCATCGTCGAGAGAATCCTGACGATCGTGCTGCTGGCGACCGCCGTTGTCGGCATCGCCGATGTGGCGTGGAGCCGCCACCATTGGTTCGATCAGCTGAAAATGACCAAGCAGGAGATCAAGGACGAGTACAAGCAGTCGCAGGGCGATCCGATCGTCAAGTCACGCCAGCGCTCGATTGCCCGCGACCGCGCCCGCCGGCGGATGATGAAGCAGGTGCCGCGCGCAACCCTGATCATCGCCAACCCGACCCATTTCGCCGTGGCGTTGCGCTATGTCCGCGAGGAAGGCGATGCGCCTGTCGTCGTTGCCAAGGGTCAGGACCTCATTGCGCTGAAAATCAGGGAGATCGCCGAGGCAAACGGCATCCCGGTTTTCGAGGATGCGCCGCTCGCGCGCTCCATGTTTGCGCAAGTCTCGGTCGATAGTGTCATCCCGTCAGTATTTTACAAGGCCGTCGCAGAGCTAATCCATCGGATCTACGCACAGTCGAATAGAACACGGGTACGATAA
- the flgF gene encoding flagellar basal-body rod protein FlgF, producing MQSGIYVALSSQMALERRLTTVADNMANVNTTGFRGTEVKFNQVLSSTENKLNTKVAFVSQGNDYLSTDNGELQNTGNLLDFAVKGEAWFGLNTPAGLVLTRDGRFTMTDSGALVSARGYPVLDPGGAPIQLDATGGAPTVSSNGTITQNDKQVGQIGLYTSDVSKGFLRYSNSGVLPTDTPQPVIDRSNIGVAQGYLENSNVNGLREMTELIEVSRAFDNITSLTNSSESTLSEAIKTLGGSQ from the coding sequence ATGCAGTCTGGTATCTATGTGGCGCTGTCATCGCAGATGGCGCTCGAGCGGCGTCTGACGACGGTTGCCGACAACATGGCCAATGTGAACACCACGGGTTTCCGCGGCACCGAGGTCAAGTTCAATCAGGTCCTCAGCAGTACCGAAAACAAGCTCAACACCAAGGTCGCCTTCGTCTCGCAGGGCAATGACTATCTCTCCACCGACAATGGTGAATTGCAGAACACCGGCAATCTCCTCGATTTTGCCGTCAAGGGCGAAGCCTGGTTTGGCCTCAATACGCCAGCCGGCCTGGTGCTGACGCGCGACGGCCGCTTTACGATGACGGACAGCGGCGCACTGGTCTCGGCACGCGGCTATCCCGTGCTCGATCCCGGCGGTGCACCAATCCAGCTCGATGCCACCGGTGGGGCGCCGACCGTCTCCTCGAATGGCACGATCACGCAGAACGACAAGCAGGTCGGCCAGATCGGGCTTTATACCTCCGACGTCAGCAAGGGCTTCCTGCGCTACAGCAATAGCGGCGTACTGCCCACTGACACGCCGCAACCGGTGATCGACCGCTCCAATATTGGCGTCGCCCAGGGCTATCTCGAAAATTCCAACGTCAACGGCCTGCGGGAAATGACCGAACTGATTGAGGTCAGCCGCGCTTTCGACAATATCACGTCGCTCACCAACAGCAGCGAAAGCACGCTCTCGGAAGCGATCAAGACCCTCGGCGGCAGCCAGTAA